TGGCTCGTCGGAGGAAGGGACCAGACGTGGAATGGGGGTGGACATCTCTCTGCTCAGCTGCCAGTATTTCCTGGCTCAGATCCTGGTCTCTGTGGCGATGGGACCTCTGACCTCACTGGTGGGTGGCGCCCAGGGAGTGATGTACTTTGCAAGCCTGATGTCATTCGTGGGCTGCCTGTACTCCTCTCTCTGCATGGTGTACCAGCTGCCCCCCCCTGAGGGTGAGCCCCCCGATAGCGAGACCCAGCCACTATTGGTGCACATTTAGAAAATCCTCTAAATTTACTttacctcacacacactcaacagacACACGCACTCGCacagttgttttgtgttggagtgtgTTGAGCTTCACAGCACTGATAGGACGAACACATCCTGTCGCACACTGTACAATTCCACTTATTGTTTCACAATAATCAGCACTACTCTTCTCAGagctagacagacagacagatagacattGGCCACTGCTCTAAAATGTGTATACATGAATAGTGTGTTTATacagtgtgtgtccatgcattTTCTCCTAATACAAACAAATGTCACCTTTTtgaatgcagtgtgtgtgtgtgtgtgtgtgtgtgtgtgtgtgtgtgtgtgtgtgtgtgtgttagtgaccATTTTGAGGCTGGATAAGCCTAAACTGGTCTTCTGATTATTTGCTGTAAAATCTTgcatcatctttttttcatcttgttgGTGTTTAGTATAGAAATGTTGATCAGTAGATACAGGATAACCACAGCTGTCGtcgtttttcttccttttatcAGTTGCCCAACGTCTGCATGAGCTGCAATGCAATCTCTCAAAGccttgtgttaatgtttttttttggtaatacGGCCAAGGTAATGTCTACCTGCCTGTTTCTCTGAGTTAGCATATTAGCATCACAGCTTAGGCAGGATTTCTCTGACTAAATGAATGTGCTGTCAGTGTCCACTCACAGTTAATGCTCCGTTATTAATTCAAGAGGGCTTCAATTTGGCAAACGCATACAATAGTCACTTGAAACTGAAACATGCTTAATCACCGTTACAGTCTTGAAGGGCTTCACATTGTTCACGTTTTAacagcaaataataataaaaaaaactttccacaCAATTCTGTCAAAATAAGACTTACTAGTGTGCTATCCCCAAATTTGACACTTTGGTGCTGGGTGACTCTTAATCAAGTCCCAAGTATGAGTCTAATGCCAATTAAGTACTTAATGAGCATGGAGTTCTGACTAATAGGacgacacacatacacacgctcgtaaggaaactttcaaaaacagagaaatgtgtgcTGGTTGCAAATTCTGATGGGCCCTCACTAAGCCATGGCACAGCCGTGAGCTGTCACCCTACTCCTGGCCATGCCATTGTAATAATGACAGTGATTCTTGTCATTATCAGGAAGAGGAGAAGTTGAAACTGGGGTGTGATACAGCATTCAGTCGGAAACCgaacaaaacagaagaacagcAAAAAAGGAGAAGACTCGTGAACTATGGGTAACACTGAAGGTGGACAACGTTGAAAGAAAAGACTTGGTTCATAGAGTCAGCAGCAAGTGCTTATGGCCACATTAGGGTGCATGCTTAAGGTAGTATGCTTCTGCTCCACCACGCTCGGCCCGCCAACTTTGTTTGATACTTCCTCACAGGAAGTATCAaaacttaattattttttccattctAAAAAGCCATCTTTATCAGCAAAATGgtactataatttttttttttacatctgttgTGCCATGACAAACAGTATGATTTGTCTGTTCAACCTCAACACAAGTACCGAGCCTGACTTCAGCGCTTTGAGAAAAGGTTAACTTTAGTATATAACCTGTTTCCAGCCTACCATTGTGATGGCTTCTTTGACTGGCTCCAACAGTAAATACACCAATTTATTGTGCCAGTCATGATGACTGCCTCAGCAAAATGTCAATAATTGACTACTCTTTAAGCATCCTGGActgagtggatggatggatcatgCTGTTGCAgcttgcttaaaaaaaaagctgttataTGGTACCACCTATTGCTCAAGATTAGCAGTGTTACTGTTAAGCTACTTTTATTCAGGGTTCAGTTTAAACTAAAATGATCATTTTGCCATTTTGGAGTCCTGTGTCAATTATTGTTTGTCATTGATAACCATTGTGGTCTATACCGTTAATCATTCCAGCTGACTTCAGAAATAATGATCTGCAATCTTAACGTACACCACACGGGGGAGACACAAGACAACAATTCCTTGATTCTGTGCTTGCTTTTCCCTCACcaattgaattaaattactCCTGTTCTTTCCTGCATCCAAGCCAGCCATTTTCCAGGTTATGAAAAACTGGGTCAAGTGACATCTATTTATAAAGCTATGGTTTTAAGAAGCACTAATGATCAggttaacatacacacacaaaaacatacttaagtaaaaagacaatttatttGTTAATCAGAATATACAAAGCAGTGGCTGAACTAACCGAATGTCATTCTGGTTCTGAAAAAGGTATTCTTTGACACAAAACTGGGCTATCAAGCCACAACATAAAACTCAttgaaaatgtaagaaaaacaaagtataaATGGTACAAACTTGCGTGGAATGCATACAGAACAAATGACCAAAGCTTTAAGATTTAAGAGGGGTTAATTTAAATTGCAAAATCTTTCTTCCATAAAACATGGTCAAGATATTGTATCATGGAGGCACAAGACAGAGcccctttatttatttgcacCATCTGTTATTTTAACAGGGCAGCCAAGCCAAGGATTAACTAGCAGCTCAACACAAAAAATTATGCCTCAACTAATAATGCTAATAACTGTTCATTAGCCCCTGCTTAAAACTTATCTTTGGTCCTTTAAGTGAATCTGAGGTCAACATGAGCCTTGGAGGTGAGCAGCTGCCTATATGTATGAATCTTCTGGTCAGCACTGACATAGAGATTGTGCTTCTAACATACCGATATAAAACctcaagaaatgaaaaaaactgatcTCATGGTTTGGCCCAATTTGtacaagtagaaaaaaaagctaattttaaagaccaataaataacatttcattaaaaaaaaaaaggatgcagGGCCACTATGTTTCAGGACTCCAGTGCAATGTGATAACATGGGCGCAAACTAAAAgatatttctcaaaaaaaaGGTACAGAAAGCACAAGCTCTACAACAGGATGTTAAGGCTGGTAAGAGTGCTGCAAACAAGTAGCAGGGCAGAGACCTAAGCCTTCACTTCTTCCTCTTTTGAATctccattttcctcttttttctgcttttttgtctcCACCTTTtcctaagaaaaaaaagggagaataTTTCATGCATTAGCAAAAGACTGAAGTTTACTGGatcaacacaataaaaaggcttgattacatttgtatttttcagcCTTGTGACAACctacctcctcctcttcagctgCACGCTTTGCAGGCTGTGCGTCAGTCTCCTCAGCAGGGGGCGCCTCCTCTGCTTCCCCTGTAGGCACAGTTTGTCACACTTcagaaaatatatacattttcctTTGAGTGTAATTAAGACAAGAttcatggaaaaaaatgattatcgAAATGGAATTTCGACCTCAAGGTGGCAGGTGACAGCATTCATGAGGAAAATCAGAAGCAACCAAGGGAGAAATAGTATATTTTTCTAAACACTGTAgctaaagactttttttcatgaaaacagtAATACAGCTTTATATGAACATACCATCTCCATTCTTGTGTTTCTCCTCTCCGTTTTTTCCCACTTTGTCACTGTGATCAgcaccattctgaatgaagagAGGGCAATGTCAGTCCAGTAACGTCATAAGTCATGATTGGGCTTTCATTATGTGAGCAATgctgcagagagaaacaaatcaaaaaatgaaatcccAAGAATATTTTAACAATCCTCCCAGAGTAGAGAGATGTAGAGACTCCTGTGGAGACACTTAAAAAGGCACGTGTGTTGAGCTAATCTATCAAACTAGACTAGACACCAAAGGACGTGCAAAGGCTTGCTAGCTAACATCTGTGCCatttcacaacacacacaaagcactgtGTGGAGAGCAGCTGAGCAGCTGAACAGGAGGGGGAG
The Etheostoma cragini isolate CJK2018 chromosome 4, CSU_Ecrag_1.0, whole genome shotgun sequence genome window above contains:
- the si:ch211-222l21.1 gene encoding prothymosin alpha isoform X1, which translates into the protein MADTAVDTTATAEVTAKELKEKKEVEVKQKEEEEEEKTDNGDAPANGTNGADHSDKVGKNGEEKHKNGDGEAEEAPPAEETDAQPAKRAAEEEEEKVETKKQKKEENGDSKEEEVKA
- the si:ch211-222l21.1 gene encoding prothymosin alpha isoform X2; this encodes MADTAVDTTATAEVTAKEKKEVEVKQKEEEEEEKTDNGDAPANGTNGADHSDKVGKNGEEKHKNGDGEAEEAPPAEETDAQPAKRAAEEEEEKVETKKQKKEENGDSKEEEVKA
- the si:ch211-222l21.1 gene encoding prothymosin alpha isoform X3, with product MADTAVDTTATAEVTAKELKEKKEVEVKQKEEEEEEKTDNGDAPANGTNGADHSDKVGKNGEEKHKNGDGEAEEAPPAEETDAQPAKRAAEEED